From Candidatus Methylomirabilota bacterium, a single genomic window includes:
- a CDS encoding Uma2 family endonuclease, giving the protein MQTTYPRTRRWTRVEYDRLIEKGMFQPGERLELLAGNLVVREPQGDPHTLAVELVNEALRTAFGPEWRVRVQLPIALDEESEPEPDVSVAPGRARDRREAKPSRLALVVEIAESSLALDREHKGGLYARARVPEYWIVNLAGRVLEVYRDPRPDASASYGWAYRSVQSLRAGEHVSPRAAPTARVPVADLLP; this is encoded by the coding sequence ATGCAAACAACCTACCCCCGCACCCGCCGCTGGACGAGGGTCGAGTACGACCGCCTGATCGAAAAGGGTATGTTTCAACCCGGCGAGCGTCTTGAGCTGCTTGCCGGCAACCTGGTCGTCCGCGAGCCCCAGGGTGATCCCCACACCCTGGCTGTCGAGCTCGTCAACGAGGCGCTCCGGACCGCATTCGGTCCAGAGTGGCGCGTCCGCGTTCAGCTCCCAATCGCTCTGGACGAGGAATCGGAGCCCGAGCCCGACGTCTCGGTGGCGCCGGGGCGGGCGCGGGACAGGAGAGAGGCCAAACCGTCGCGGCTCGCGCTGGTCGTCGAGATCGCTGAATCGAGCCTGGCGCTCGACCGCGAGCACAAAGGCGGCCTCTACGCCAGGGCTCGCGTGCCCGAGTACTGGATCGTCAACCTGGCGGGCCGCGTCCTCGAGGTCTACCGTGACCCCAGGCCGGACGCCTCCGCATCGTATGGATGGGCCTACCGGTCGGTCCAGAGCCTGAGGGCCGGGGAACACGTGTCGCCACGTGCGGCGCCGACGGCCCGCGTCCCGGTCGCGGACCTCTTGCCATGA
- a CDS encoding C4-type zinc ribbon domain-containing protein: MEAQLKTLIDLQGVDTRIAVLEAEAALLPREIAAVHAAVQALKQEVDAGKTRLDAAKKDQRVREKDLEVVQAKRSKTEGRLYEVKTNKEYSAVLAEIEDIKQEKGRVEEEILVLMESQERVAADIKDAESRFKTRETQGKQEEAAFQEKLRAVEADLALVRTERAELARQLPPAVLADYDKLLKARGGLALAQVIKPNLCGGCRMTVTPQRLQELRAQTAPLPCESCGRYLYWLA; the protein is encoded by the coding sequence ATGGAGGCGCAGCTCAAGACGCTCATAGATTTGCAGGGCGTGGACACCCGCATCGCCGTGCTCGAGGCCGAGGCGGCCCTCCTGCCCAGGGAGATCGCCGCCGTCCACGCCGCCGTCCAGGCTCTGAAGCAGGAAGTCGACGCGGGCAAGACGCGCCTCGACGCCGCCAAGAAGGACCAGCGCGTGCGCGAGAAGGACCTCGAGGTCGTCCAGGCCAAGCGCTCCAAGACCGAGGGGCGCCTGTACGAGGTCAAGACCAACAAGGAGTACTCCGCGGTCCTGGCCGAGATCGAGGACATCAAGCAGGAGAAGGGCCGGGTCGAGGAGGAGATCCTCGTTCTGATGGAAAGCCAGGAGCGGGTGGCCGCCGACATCAAGGACGCCGAGTCGCGCTTCAAGACTCGCGAGACGCAGGGCAAGCAGGAGGAGGCCGCGTTTCAGGAGAAGCTCCGCGCCGTCGAAGCCGACCTGGCCCTGGTCCGCACCGAGCGCGCTGAGCTGGCCCGCCAGCTGCCCCCGGCCGTGCTGGCCGACTACGACAAGCTGCTCAAGGCGCGCGGCGGCCTCGCCCTCGCGCAGGTGATCAAGCCGAACCTCTGCGGCGGGTGCCGCATGACCGTCACCCCCCAGCGGCTCCAGGAATTGCGCGCCCAGACCGCGCCCCTTCCCTGTGAGTCCTGCGGCCGCTACCTCTACTGGCTCGCCTGA
- a CDS encoding tyrosine-type recombinase/integrase, with translation MTLSSLHREFLRHCEVEKRLAPQTITAYRSDFTQFLGYLLDGREGPSRQGSLRTFTTAGLRDYQRHMATQRWRTNTLRRRLVELGCFAAWLVDRGYLKRNPARALTVPKRERHLPRVLEWSQAEAAVATEPNLRDRAILALLAFAGLRRGEVIAASTGDYSRESRSLRVRGKGSKDRVVPLHAVAIGALETYLAARGPLGARDPLFVSWRGRIGKRPIINAVARAGRRLGIRLHPHLFRHTFATELLNRRADLRVIQTLLGHESLETTEVYTHVSPGRRREAIDLLGDTAGGH, from the coding sequence ATGACGCTCTCGAGTCTGCATCGCGAGTTCCTTCGTCACTGCGAGGTCGAGAAGCGCTTGGCCCCGCAGACCATCACCGCCTATCGCAGCGATTTTACCCAGTTTCTCGGCTACCTGCTCGATGGCCGCGAGGGTCCTTCGCGCCAGGGCAGCCTCAGAACCTTCACGACGGCCGGCCTCCGCGACTACCAGCGGCACATGGCCACTCAGCGGTGGCGCACCAACACCCTGCGCCGGCGACTAGTCGAGCTGGGCTGCTTCGCGGCTTGGCTGGTCGACCGCGGATACCTCAAGCGCAATCCCGCCCGCGCCCTCACCGTACCGAAGCGCGAGCGCCATCTTCCCCGAGTGCTCGAGTGGAGCCAGGCCGAAGCCGCCGTCGCCACCGAGCCCAACCTGCGGGATCGTGCCATCCTGGCGCTCCTGGCCTTCGCCGGCCTCCGCCGCGGCGAGGTGATCGCGGCCAGCACTGGCGACTATTCGCGCGAATCACGCAGTCTGCGGGTTCGGGGCAAGGGGAGCAAGGATCGTGTCGTGCCGCTCCATGCCGTCGCAATCGGGGCGCTGGAGACCTATCTTGCCGCGCGAGGGCCGTTGGGCGCCCGCGATCCACTCTTCGTGTCCTGGCGCGGGCGGATCGGCAAGCGGCCCATCATCAATGCCGTGGCGCGCGCCGGCCGTCGTCTCGGGATCCGGCTCCACCCGCATCTCTTCCGCCACACCTTCGCGACCGAGCTCCTCAACCGCCGCGCTGACCTCCGCGTCATCCAGACGCTCCTCGGGCACGAGTCGCTCGAGACGACCGAGGTCTACACACACGTCAGTCCGGGTCGCCGACGTGAGGCGATAGACCTGCTGGGTGACACTGCCGGCGGACATTGA
- a CDS encoding Uma2 family endonuclease, producing MSQSAARTRRWSRIEYERLIEEGVFQPGEHLELLAGQLVVREPQGTPHATGIRLVTRALREVFAEDRWIVDMQLPVALDEESEPEPDVTVTAGDPRDFLPSHPARPVLVVEVAEASLALDREEKGSLYARARVPEYWIVNLRDRVLEVYREPQPDPSAPHGWAYRSRQNLAAGEYVTPSAAPTARIVVANLLP from the coding sequence ATGAGCCAGTCGGCGGCCCGAACGCGCCGCTGGAGCCGCATCGAGTACGAGCGGTTGATCGAAGAGGGGGTCTTCCAGCCTGGAGAACACCTCGAACTGCTGGCCGGGCAGCTGGTAGTCCGCGAGCCCCAGGGAACGCCACACGCCACGGGGATCCGGCTGGTCACCCGGGCGCTGCGTGAGGTGTTCGCAGAGGACAGGTGGATTGTGGACATGCAGCTCCCGGTGGCCCTCGACGAAGAGTCCGAGCCCGAGCCGGACGTCACAGTGACCGCCGGCGACCCGCGGGATTTTCTGCCGTCGCACCCGGCCCGGCCAGTGCTCGTCGTCGAGGTCGCCGAGGCGAGTCTTGCGCTCGACCGCGAGGAGAAGGGCAGCCTGTACGCGCGCGCTCGCGTGCCCGAGTACTGGATCGTGAACCTGCGTGATCGCGTGCTCGAGGTCTACCGAGAGCCGCAGCCCGACCCCTCCGCGCCCCACGGCTGGGCCTACCGATCTCGCCAGAACCTGGCCGCGGGAGAGTACGTCACGCCCTCCGCCGCGCCCACGGCCCGCATCGTCGTCGCCAACCTCCTGCCATGA
- the rnhA gene encoding ribonuclease HI, with protein sequence MSTSPITIYTDGACSGNPGPGGWGAIVIDDGREIELSGGESPTTNQRMELTGPIEGLRALAGRRVVAIYSDSAYVVNCFRDTWYVRWRQNGWRNAQKKPVENRDLWEALLAEVERHDVVWHKVAGHSGHEMNDRADALARSAIPPR encoded by the coding sequence ATGTCCACCTCCCCAATCACGATCTACACCGACGGAGCCTGCAGCGGCAACCCAGGCCCCGGCGGCTGGGGTGCCATCGTGATCGACGACGGTCGCGAGATCGAGCTCTCGGGCGGCGAGTCTCCCACAACCAACCAGCGCATGGAGCTCACCGGCCCGATCGAAGGCCTGCGCGCGCTTGCGGGCCGGCGCGTCGTCGCGATCTACAGCGACAGCGCCTACGTGGTCAACTGCTTCCGCGACACGTGGTATGTCCGCTGGCGGCAGAACGGATGGCGGAACGCCCAGAAGAAGCCCGTAGAGAATCGCGACCTCTGGGAGGCGCTCCTGGCCGAGGTCGAGCGCCACGACGTCGTCTGGCACAAGGTCGCGGGCCACAGCGGCCACGAGATGAACGACCGGGCCGACGCCCTCGCCCGCTCGGCGATTCCGCCGCGCTGA
- a CDS encoding Uma2 family endonuclease gives MIESVQVRTRRWSRTEYDRLIALGIIQEDERLELLAGELVLRDRQSPGHAYAIEALSEALRHTIGPGSHVRTLGPIALDCESEPEPDLSVVPGTIRAYRDDHPSQPTLLVEVADTSLTFDREHKGSLYARACLPEYWIVNLVDRVLEVYREIGPDAGAPYGWAYRVALMLGPDEHVTPLAAPSARILVADFLP, from the coding sequence ATGATCGAGAGCGTCCAGGTTCGCACACGCCGCTGGAGCCGCACCGAGTACGACCGACTCATCGCCCTCGGCATCATCCAGGAGGACGAACGGCTCGAGCTGTTGGCCGGTGAACTCGTGCTCCGCGATCGACAGAGCCCCGGCCATGCGTATGCAATCGAGGCGCTCAGCGAAGCACTCCGGCACACCATAGGTCCCGGCAGTCACGTTCGCACCCTTGGTCCCATCGCCCTCGATTGCGAGTCAGAGCCAGAGCCTGACTTGAGTGTCGTTCCAGGTACCATTCGCGCCTATCGCGACGACCATCCGTCGCAGCCAACTCTCCTGGTCGAGGTCGCGGACACGAGCCTGACCTTTGATCGCGAGCACAAGGGCAGCCTCTACGCGCGCGCGTGTCTGCCAGAGTACTGGATCGTGAATCTCGTGGACCGGGTCCTCGAGGTCTACCGGGAAATCGGGCCCGACGCGGGAGCGCCGTACGGCTGGGCCTACCGCGTGGCGCTGATGCTCGGGCCCGACGAGCACGTCACGCCCCTTGCTGCGCCGTCTGCCCGTATCCTCGTCGCCGACTTCCTGCCGTAG
- the rpoD gene encoding RNA polymerase sigma factor RpoD, which translates to MADEPKLQELDKLIAKGKEKGYLTYDEVNDALPSDIVALDQLDDIMMLFGSMDIEIVDSAKASRLPSEAASQAADPEPDDDEPVEPRRIDLTPGPVGRTEDPVRLYLREMGRVSLLTREGEITLAKRIEEGKDESTRAILSTTLALDKIRAVRDDLRKDLVPIKDLVDYPEEEFTEEKEADLRRSVMRELGTVDRLLREREKVLDLARKLRAKAGGRKKRKGEPPWKKHEAVAQAKQVKALQTLRTLSLQPSLLDHWGQDLKKLVEKIQVSEREIALWSDGKRPAPAEVDAFLDSLSEDREDGDRDLYQKAAARHPSIKERLVWVAQQKIKRAEENAQTKADDLKRIVKDIRSGEVKAARAKKEMVEANLRLVISIAKKYTNRGLQFLDLIQEGNIGLMKAVDKFEYRRGYKFSTYATWWIRQAITRAIADQARTIRIPVHMIETINKLIRTSRQLVQELGREPSPEEIAVKMEVPVDKVRKVLKIAQEPISLETPIGEEEDSHLGDFIEDKQVGSPVESMIGLSLREQTNKVLNSLTPREEKVLRLRFGLSDGCEHTLEEVGQDFAVTRERIRQIEAKALRKLRHPSRSKKLRSFLES; encoded by the coding sequence ATGGCGGACGAACCAAAACTCCAAGAACTAGACAAGCTGATCGCGAAAGGCAAGGAGAAGGGTTACTTGACCTACGACGAGGTCAACGACGCCCTGCCGTCGGACATCGTCGCGCTGGATCAGCTCGACGACATCATGATGCTCTTCGGCTCGATGGACATCGAGATCGTGGACTCGGCGAAAGCCAGCCGCCTGCCCAGCGAGGCGGCGAGCCAGGCCGCCGATCCCGAGCCCGACGACGACGAGCCCGTGGAGCCGCGGCGGATCGATCTCACGCCCGGGCCCGTCGGGCGCACCGAGGACCCCGTCCGCCTCTACCTGCGCGAGATGGGGCGCGTGTCGCTCCTCACCCGCGAGGGCGAGATCACGCTGGCCAAGCGCATCGAGGAGGGCAAGGACGAGTCCACGCGGGCCATCCTGTCCACCACGCTGGCGCTCGACAAGATCCGTGCCGTCCGCGACGACCTACGCAAAGACCTCGTCCCGATCAAGGACCTGGTCGACTACCCCGAGGAAGAGTTCACCGAGGAGAAGGAGGCCGACCTCCGGCGCTCGGTCATGCGCGAGCTCGGCACCGTCGACCGGCTGCTGCGCGAGCGCGAGAAGGTCCTCGACCTGGCGCGGAAGCTTCGCGCCAAGGCCGGCGGGCGCAAGAAGCGAAAGGGCGAGCCGCCGTGGAAGAAGCACGAGGCGGTCGCCCAAGCCAAGCAGGTCAAGGCGCTGCAAACCCTCCGCACGTTGAGCCTCCAGCCGTCTCTCCTCGATCACTGGGGCCAGGACCTCAAGAAGCTCGTCGAAAAGATCCAGGTCTCCGAGCGCGAGATCGCGCTGTGGTCCGACGGCAAGCGCCCGGCGCCGGCCGAGGTGGACGCCTTCCTCGATTCGCTCTCCGAGGACCGGGAAGACGGCGACCGCGACCTCTACCAGAAGGCTGCGGCCCGCCACCCCTCGATCAAGGAGCGCCTCGTCTGGGTCGCCCAGCAGAAGATCAAGCGCGCCGAGGAGAACGCCCAGACCAAGGCCGACGACCTCAAGCGCATCGTCAAGGACATCCGCTCGGGCGAGGTCAAGGCCGCCCGCGCCAAGAAGGAGATGGTCGAGGCCAACCTACGCCTCGTCATCTCGATCGCGAAGAAGTACACGAACCGCGGGCTCCAGTTCCTCGACCTGATCCAGGAGGGCAACATCGGCCTGATGAAGGCCGTGGACAAGTTCGAGTACCGCCGCGGCTACAAGTTCTCGACGTACGCGACCTGGTGGATCCGCCAGGCGATCACGCGCGCCATCGCCGACCAGGCCCGCACCATCCGCATCCCCGTGCACATGATCGAGACCATCAACAAGCTGATCCGGACGTCGAGACAGCTGGTCCAGGAGTTGGGCCGCGAGCCCTCGCCGGAGGAGATCGCGGTCAAGATGGAAGTACCGGTGGACAAGGTGCGGAAGGTCCTCAAGATTGCCCAGGAGCCGATCTCCCTCGAGACGCCCATCGGCGAGGAAGAGGACAGCCACCTGGGCGACTTCATCGAGGACAAGCAGGTAGGCTCGCCCGTCGAGAGCATGATCGGTCTCTCCCTCCGTGAGCAGACCAACAAGGTGCTCAACTCGCTGACGCCCCGCGAGGAGAAAGTGCTGCGGCTGCGCTTCGGGCTCTCCGACGGCTGCGAGCACACCCTCGAGGAAGTCGGGCAGGACTTCGCCGTGACCCGCGAGCGCATCCGCCAGATCGAGGCCAAGGCCCTCCGCAAGCTCCGCCATCCCTCCCGTTCCAAGAAGCTCAGGAGCTTTCTCGAATCGTGA